The stretch of DNA TTCAAATTTTATTGCTTTATCTAAATCAGTTTTTGCAAGTTTTCTAGCCGTTTCGACGCCTTCCCAGCTTCTCCCTTCCTCAATCGCATCTGAAAGATAAACAATCTTAGCAAGAATACTCATATTTTCTTTCCCAATCGTATGATATTTTATCCCATCCAAAATTTCCTCATCATCAATTCCAAACAATTCATAATTTTGCCGTACAAACTCAGCTCCTGCAAATCCATGAAGCACAGCGGTAGATTTCGACATCTTGTCATCTACTTCAGGATATTTCCCCTTCGTTAAGTCAATCATAACTGACAAGTCAAAAAATTTTGCCACATCATGAAGCCAAGCCGAAGCCGCAACTTTTTCCACATCAACATTATAAATCTCTGCAAGCTCTACAGCACATTTTACAACTCTTTCCACATGATTGTATCTTTTTTCATCCAAATATTTTTTTACATTTTTTCTAATTTTATTTATATCTATCATTCTTCTCGCCTCACTTAAAATAATTTTCACTAAATATTCTCATTATTACTATTATACTACACGACAAAGAAAAAAACAACAAATCTAATATATTAGAATAAAATACAAAGAATTAAAATAACCTTTTAATATTAAATCTTATCAATATAATAAATGTATAACTCTTATACATAGTATTTATATATGCTACTACAATAAAAACTTTTAACTGAAATTATGAAAATATTAGTAAATTTAAGAAAGTTTCAAAATATTTTTACAAAAA from Leptotrichia massiliensis encodes:
- the yqeK gene encoding bis(5'-nucleosyl)-tetraphosphatase (symmetrical) YqeK, with the translated sequence MIDINKIRKNVKKYLDEKRYNHVERVVKCAVELAEIYNVDVEKVAASAWLHDVAKFFDLSVMIDLTKGKYPEVDDKMSKSTAVLHGFAGAEFVRQNYELFGIDDEEILDGIKYHTIGKENMSILAKIVYLSDAIEEGRSWEGVETARKLAKTDLDKAIKFEIEEKLKYLLSKDSIIHPNIIKFRNSIIANQA